A stretch of Chionomys nivalis chromosome 2, mChiNiv1.1, whole genome shotgun sequence DNA encodes these proteins:
- the Zfand2b gene encoding AN1-type zinc finger protein 2B isoform X1 produces MEFPDLGAHCSEPSCQRLDFLPLKCDACSGIFCADHVAYAQHHCGSAYQKDIQVPVCPLCNVPVPVARGEPPDRAVGEHIDRDCRSDPAQQKRKIFTNKCERSGCRQREMMKLTCDQCGRNFCIKHRHPLDHDCSGEGHVTSRAGLAAISRAQGLASTSTVPSPSRTLPSSSSPSRATSQFPPRTSPPVITLQNGMSEDEALQRALELSLAEAKPQVPSSQEEEDLALAQALSASEAEYQQQQGTQGKEAQRNPDCRD; encoded by the exons ATGGAGTTTCCGGACCTCGGGGCTCACTGTTCTGAGCCGAGCTGTCAGCGCTTGG ATTTTTTGCCACTCAAGTGCGATGCCTGCTCCGGCATCTTCTGTGCAGACCATGTGGCCTACGCCCAGCATCACTGTGGATCAGCTTACCAAAAG GATATCCAGGTACCTGTGTGCCCCCTCTGTAATGTGCCTGTGCCCGTGGCCAGAGGGGAGCCTCCTGACCGGGCAGTGGGAGAGCACATTGACAGAGACTGCCGCTCTGATCCCGCGCAGCAAAAACGCAAG ATCTTCACCAATAAGTGTGAACGTTCTGGCTGCCGGCAGAGGGAGATGATGAAACTGACCTGTGACCAATGTGGCCGAAACTTCTGCATCAAGCACCGTCACCCACTGGACCATGATTGCTCTGGGGAGGGTCATGTGACCAGCCGGGCAGG GCTTGCTGCTATCTCCAGAGCACAAGGTCTGGCTTCCACAAGCACTGTCCCCAGTCCAAGTCGGACCTTACCTTCCTCGTCCTCTCCCAGCAG AGCCACATCCCAGTTTCCACCCCGGACATCCCCTCCAGTGATTACTTTGCAGAATGGAATG AGTGAGGATGAGGCTCTGCAGCGTGCCCTGGAGCTATCCCTCGCAGAAGCTAAACCCCAGGTCCCAAG TTCTCAGGAGGAAGAGGACTTGGCACTAGCACAGGCACTGTCAGCCAGCGAGGCAGAATACCAGCAGCAGCAG
- the Zfand2b gene encoding AN1-type zinc finger protein 2B isoform X2, with the protein MEFPDLGAHCSEPSCQRLDFLPLKCDACSGIFCADHVAYAQHHCGSAYQKDIQVPVCPLCNVPVPVARGEPPDRAVGEHIDRDCRSDPAQQKRKIFTNKCERSGCRQREMMKLTCDQCGRNFCIKHRHPLDHDCSGEGHVTSRAGLAAISRAQGLASTSTVPSPSRTLPSSSSPSRATSQFPPRTSPPVITLQNGMSEDEALQRALELSLAEAKPQVPSSQEEEDLALAQALSASEAEYQQQQAQSRSSKPSNCSLC; encoded by the exons ATGGAGTTTCCGGACCTCGGGGCTCACTGTTCTGAGCCGAGCTGTCAGCGCTTGG ATTTTTTGCCACTCAAGTGCGATGCCTGCTCCGGCATCTTCTGTGCAGACCATGTGGCCTACGCCCAGCATCACTGTGGATCAGCTTACCAAAAG GATATCCAGGTACCTGTGTGCCCCCTCTGTAATGTGCCTGTGCCCGTGGCCAGAGGGGAGCCTCCTGACCGGGCAGTGGGAGAGCACATTGACAGAGACTGCCGCTCTGATCCCGCGCAGCAAAAACGCAAG ATCTTCACCAATAAGTGTGAACGTTCTGGCTGCCGGCAGAGGGAGATGATGAAACTGACCTGTGACCAATGTGGCCGAAACTTCTGCATCAAGCACCGTCACCCACTGGACCATGATTGCTCTGGGGAGGGTCATGTGACCAGCCGGGCAGG GCTTGCTGCTATCTCCAGAGCACAAGGTCTGGCTTCCACAAGCACTGTCCCCAGTCCAAGTCGGACCTTACCTTCCTCGTCCTCTCCCAGCAG AGCCACATCCCAGTTTCCACCCCGGACATCCCCTCCAGTGATTACTTTGCAGAATGGAATG AGTGAGGATGAGGCTCTGCAGCGTGCCCTGGAGCTATCCCTCGCAGAAGCTAAACCCCAGGTCCCAAG TTCTCAGGAGGAAGAGGACTTGGCACTAGCACAGGCACTGTCAGCCAGCGAGGCAGAATACCAGCAGCAGCAG